Proteins co-encoded in one Marinobacter qingdaonensis genomic window:
- a CDS encoding nitroreductase family protein: MNANAGALPEINVEEFQKVVRSRRSVRRFLSEPVPPQVLADCLELATLAPNSSNLQPWEFYVVQTPELKARLAEACLGQNAARTAPVLIAIVARTDTWRRHARLALEHWPEATLPPIVDKYYRKIAPIHYNQGPFGVLGAAKKAAGLVLGLARPVPRGPYSPAEMNVWATKSTALAAQNLMLALRAHGYDSCPMEGFDEYRVKKLLGIPRRGLVTMVVAAGRRAENGVYNQQYRFDQDQLVHYL; this comes from the coding sequence ATGAACGCCAATGCCGGCGCCTTGCCCGAGATCAACGTTGAGGAGTTTCAGAAGGTGGTGCGCTCACGCCGGTCCGTACGCCGGTTCCTGAGCGAGCCCGTACCGCCCCAGGTGCTGGCCGACTGCCTGGAACTGGCCACCCTGGCGCCCAATTCCAGCAACCTGCAACCCTGGGAATTCTACGTGGTGCAGACCCCGGAACTGAAAGCCCGGCTGGCCGAGGCCTGCCTGGGCCAGAATGCGGCCCGGACGGCGCCGGTGCTGATCGCCATCGTCGCCCGCACCGACACCTGGCGGCGCCACGCCCGGCTGGCGCTGGAGCACTGGCCCGAGGCTACCTTACCGCCCATCGTCGACAAGTACTACCGGAAGATCGCGCCGATCCACTACAACCAGGGCCCGTTTGGGGTACTGGGCGCGGCCAAGAAAGCGGCCGGGCTGGTGCTCGGGCTGGCGCGCCCGGTTCCGCGCGGCCCTTACTCGCCCGCTGAAATGAACGTCTGGGCCACCAAGTCGACCGCGCTGGCCGCGCAGAACCTGATGCTGGCCCTGCGCGCCCACGGCTACGACTCCTGTCCGATGGAAGGCTTCGACGAGTATCGGGTGAAAAAACTGCTCGGGATTCCGCGCCGCGGTCTGGTGACCATGGTGGTCGCCGCCGGCCGGCGCGCGGAGAACGGGGTCTACAACCAGCAATACCGGTTCGACCAGGACCAGTTGGTCCACTACCTGTGA
- a CDS encoding uracil-DNA glycosylase family protein, which yields MTEQLAELPFQELVQRVRACTLCADHLPLGPRPVVQLSQTSKILVVGQAPGRRVHDTGLPFNDPSGDRLRAWMGIDRDTFYDDRQLAILPMGFCYPGTGKSGDLPPRPECAPAWRQLLLDRLPDIALTLVIGQYAHAWHLPDGERSVTGNVQQWARYWPTLVPMPHPSPRNNLWLRRNPWFEQEVVPALQRRVAEVLGQTD from the coding sequence ATGACGGAGCAGCTGGCGGAGCTGCCGTTTCAGGAGCTGGTGCAACGGGTGCGGGCGTGCACCCTGTGCGCGGACCATTTACCCCTGGGGCCCCGGCCGGTGGTCCAGTTGTCGCAGACGTCGAAAATTCTGGTGGTCGGGCAGGCGCCGGGCCGACGCGTGCACGACACCGGGTTACCCTTTAACGACCCGAGCGGCGACCGCTTGCGGGCCTGGATGGGCATCGACCGGGACACCTTCTACGACGACCGGCAGCTGGCGATTCTCCCCATGGGCTTCTGTTATCCGGGTACGGGTAAATCGGGCGACCTGCCGCCCCGGCCCGAATGTGCGCCGGCGTGGCGGCAACTGCTGCTGGACCGGCTGCCCGACATCGCGCTGACCCTGGTCATTGGCCAGTACGCCCACGCCTGGCATCTGCCCGATGGCGAGCGGTCGGTGACCGGCAACGTCCAACAATGGGCCAGGTACTGGCCGACACTGGTGCCCATGCCGCACCCAAGCCCGCGCAACAATCTTTGGCTCAGGCGCAATCCCTGGTTCGAGCAGGAGGTGGTGCCAGCCTTGCAGAGGCGGGTGGCCGAGGTGCTGGGGCAAACCGACTAG
- the glpD gene encoding glycerol-3-phosphate dehydrogenase, protein MTGEQETFDVVVVGGGVNGTGIAMDAAGRGLKVLLCEMNDLASATSSSSSKLIHGGLRYLEHYEFRLVREALAERESLLRNSPHIMWPMRFRLPHRPHLRPAWMIRTGLFLYDHLAKRELLPGSRSITFDPTGPLKPELTKGFEYSDGWVDDARLVVLTAKKAQQAGARILTRTKCVKAERGANTWQVTLRNMLDQSEQTVSAKTIVNASGPWVSRLFGETLSMPAPRAIRMVKGSHIVVPRLNRDTEAYILQNEDERIVFVIPYEDQFSLVGTTDVEYEGDPKKARISPEETRYLLDIVNAHFARQLTAEDVVWSYSGVRPLMDGEEENAQKASRDYSFEVNSGPNMAPLISVFGGKITTYRKLAEAATDKLCQFFPQAGARWTRTAVLPGGDFDNQEQLAARLHGDFPWLPETLISRYVRTYGTSTYDLLRDCGSLEDMGQRFAGNLYAAEVNYLRAAEWAVDADDILWRRTKQGLYASAADVSALNDYLQAEQPAPMADDAAHRSA, encoded by the coding sequence ATGACAGGGGAACAGGAAACCTTTGATGTTGTTGTCGTCGGCGGCGGCGTCAACGGCACCGGGATAGCCATGGATGCGGCGGGACGAGGCCTGAAGGTGCTCCTGTGCGAGATGAATGACCTGGCGTCGGCCACCTCCTCCAGCAGCAGCAAACTGATTCACGGCGGCCTGCGGTACCTGGAGCACTACGAGTTCCGTCTGGTGCGAGAGGCGCTGGCCGAGCGTGAATCGCTGCTCCGGAATTCACCGCACATCATGTGGCCGATGCGCTTTCGCCTGCCCCACCGGCCCCACCTCCGGCCAGCCTGGATGATCCGCACCGGCCTGTTTCTGTACGACCACCTGGCCAAGCGCGAGCTGCTGCCCGGCTCCCGCTCCATCACCTTTGACCCCACCGGCCCGCTAAAACCGGAGCTGACCAAGGGTTTCGAGTACTCCGACGGCTGGGTCGACGACGCCCGCCTGGTGGTGCTGACCGCGAAAAAGGCCCAGCAGGCCGGCGCCCGAATCCTGACCCGGACCAAGTGCGTCAAGGCGGAACGGGGCGCCAACACCTGGCAGGTGACCCTGCGCAACATGCTCGACCAGTCCGAACAGACGGTGTCCGCGAAAACCATCGTGAACGCGTCCGGCCCCTGGGTCAGCCGGCTGTTCGGGGAAACCCTGTCCATGCCGGCGCCCCGGGCCATTCGCATGGTCAAGGGCAGCCACATTGTGGTGCCGCGCCTGAATCGGGACACCGAAGCCTACATCCTGCAGAACGAGGACGAGCGCATCGTGTTCGTCATCCCCTACGAGGACCAGTTTTCGCTGGTCGGCACCACCGACGTCGAATACGAGGGCGATCCGAAGAAAGCCCGGATTTCGCCGGAAGAGACCCGGTACCTGCTGGACATCGTGAACGCCCACTTCGCTCGGCAACTGACCGCCGAGGACGTGGTCTGGTCCTATTCCGGGGTGCGACCGCTGATGGACGGGGAAGAAGAAAACGCGCAGAAGGCGTCCCGAGACTACTCGTTCGAGGTCAACAGCGGCCCCAACATGGCACCATTGATTTCGGTATTCGGCGGCAAGATCACCACCTACCGGAAACTGGCGGAAGCGGCCACCGACAAGCTCTGCCAGTTCTTCCCCCAGGCCGGGGCCCGGTGGACCCGGACCGCGGTCCTGCCCGGCGGTGATTTCGACAACCAGGAACAGCTCGCGGCGCGGTTGCACGGCGATTTTCCGTGGCTGCCGGAAACCCTGATCAGCCGCTACGTGCGCACCTACGGCACCAGCACCTACGACCTGCTGCGGGACTGTGGCTCGCTCGAGGATATGGGCCAGCGCTTTGCCGGCAACCTGTACGCCGCCGAGGTCAATTACCTGCGCGCGGCCGAATGGGCGGTGGATGCGGACGACATCCTCTGGCGCCGGACCAAGCAGGGGCTCTATGCCAGCGCGGCGGACGTGTCGGCCCTGAACGATTACCTGCAGGCGGAGCAACCGGCGCCAATGGCGGACGATGCCGCCCATCGCAGTGCCTAG
- a CDS encoding DeoR/GlpR family transcriptional regulator, translating to MAQRRRQDLIMELIQQNGFVTTEQLVDHFKVTPQTIRRDLNELAGQNRLRRHHGGAGIDSSTTNTAYQDRKIMDLEAKERIAQALVAMIPDNASMFINIGTTTETIARALLARKNLQVVTNNLHVASILSAKEDFHVIIAGGEVRNRDGGIVGEATRDFINQFKMDFGIIGISGIHEDGSLLDFDYREVRVAQAIIANSDQVLLAADHTKFGRKAMVRLGKIQQAHHVFTDRQPPAGIRQLLTEHSVELHIV from the coding sequence ATGGCACAGCGGCGCCGACAGGATCTGATCATGGAGCTGATCCAGCAAAACGGGTTCGTCACCACCGAGCAGCTCGTCGATCACTTCAAGGTCACGCCCCAGACCATCCGCCGGGACCTCAACGAGCTGGCCGGGCAGAACCGACTACGCCGCCATCACGGCGGTGCCGGGATCGATTCCAGCACCACCAACACCGCCTATCAGGACCGCAAGATCATGGACCTGGAGGCCAAGGAACGCATCGCCCAGGCCCTGGTGGCGATGATCCCCGACAATGCCTCGATGTTCATCAACATCGGCACCACCACCGAAACCATCGCCCGGGCCCTGCTGGCGCGGAAAAACCTGCAGGTGGTCACCAACAACCTGCACGTGGCCTCGATCCTGTCCGCCAAGGAGGATTTCCACGTGATCATCGCCGGCGGCGAGGTCCGCAACCGGGATGGCGGCATCGTCGGCGAGGCGACCCGGGATTTCATCAACCAGTTCAAGATGGACTTCGGCATCATCGGCATCAGCGGTATCCACGAGGACGGGTCCCTGCTGGATTTCGACTATCGCGAGGTCCGGGTAGCCCAGGCCATCATCGCCAATTCCGATCAGGTCCTGCTGGCCGCCGACCACACCAAGTTCGGCCGCAAGGCCATGGTGCGGCTGGGCAAAATCCAGCAGGCCCATCACGTCTTCACCGACCGCCAGCCTCCCGCAGGCATTCGCCAGCTGCTCACCGAACACAGCGTCGAACTGCACATTGTCTGA
- a CDS encoding sigma-54-dependent Fis family transcriptional regulator, producing MRKNERANDRRLVTDSWHRCSASGLGHLDIPAPHSADPAQLSDLRRRHDALIASTSAEVEPYYQNVLASSRCLIVLADQHARVLDRWGDERVIETGLRPWFAAGAHWQESVVGTNAIGTAIAGQAPVQIQRNDHYLKHFRGLIGSAAPIVDADQRVAGVLAVFSDAYLPQAHTLGMVRLLAQSVENRLLSRQFETSHVQITLNTTADNFDSPWSGILVCDDQGLVVASNQRADQLLATGTVGRTLNELFTSSGEQILKHPERTPVQLVTQGKVRLSARLSHPPAPDHQTAAAKSAPIPRDVAPQIGTAPHNLTSLEYGDTSVRRCAEQALKVLQRGLPVLITGETGVGKEVLVKALHRASARSDQPLVAVNCAAIPPELVESELFGYESGAFTGARAQGSLGLIRKAHKGILFLDEIGEMPLAAQSRLLRVLQERVVTPVGSTESVPVDILLATATNRPLSCRVDAGQFRADLFYRINGLSVHLPPLRQRTDRQELICDIYRQYRDPDQAETLAPEVMAALKNHPWPGNIRQLVNVLRVAIAIADGKDVEIWHLPEDFLAEYDSTSASQQTRPDLSEPEHDDATADPLPRTLQVYRECTGNVSKTARRLAISRNTLYKRLRELGIR from the coding sequence ATGCGAAAAAACGAACGCGCCAACGACCGTCGTCTGGTTACCGATTCCTGGCATCGCTGCTCGGCGAGCGGGCTCGGTCACCTGGACATCCCCGCGCCCCACAGCGCCGACCCGGCCCAGCTCAGCGACCTCCGACGCCGCCACGATGCCCTCATCGCGAGCACCTCGGCGGAGGTGGAACCCTACTACCAGAACGTTCTGGCCAGCAGCCGCTGCCTCATTGTGCTGGCAGACCAGCACGCCCGGGTACTCGACCGATGGGGCGACGAGCGGGTCATTGAGACCGGGCTGCGCCCCTGGTTCGCTGCCGGCGCCCACTGGCAGGAATCGGTGGTTGGCACCAATGCCATTGGCACCGCCATTGCCGGCCAGGCGCCGGTGCAGATCCAGCGCAACGACCATTACCTGAAGCACTTTCGCGGCCTGATCGGCTCGGCAGCCCCGATTGTCGATGCCGACCAACGGGTGGCCGGTGTGCTCGCCGTGTTCAGCGACGCCTACCTGCCCCAGGCCCACACCCTGGGCATGGTGCGCCTGCTGGCGCAGTCGGTGGAAAACCGGTTGCTCAGCCGCCAGTTCGAGACCAGCCATGTCCAGATCACCCTGAACACCACCGCCGACAATTTCGACAGTCCCTGGTCCGGCATCCTGGTGTGCGATGATCAGGGCCTGGTGGTTGCCAGTAACCAGCGGGCCGACCAGTTGCTGGCCACTGGCACCGTCGGTCGCACCCTGAACGAGCTGTTCACCAGTTCCGGCGAACAGATCCTCAAGCATCCGGAACGGACGCCGGTGCAGTTGGTGACCCAGGGCAAGGTGCGGTTGAGCGCCCGCCTGAGCCACCCGCCCGCACCGGATCACCAGACCGCCGCCGCCAAATCCGCCCCCATTCCCAGGGACGTCGCCCCGCAGATCGGCACCGCCCCGCACAACCTGACCAGCCTGGAGTACGGCGACACCTCGGTGCGCCGGTGCGCCGAGCAGGCGCTGAAAGTGCTGCAGCGCGGGCTGCCGGTCCTGATCACCGGGGAAACCGGCGTCGGCAAGGAGGTGCTGGTCAAAGCCCTGCACCGGGCCAGCGCACGCTCGGACCAGCCCCTGGTGGCGGTCAATTGCGCGGCCATTCCACCGGAGCTGGTGGAGTCGGAACTGTTCGGGTACGAATCCGGCGCCTTCACCGGGGCCCGGGCCCAGGGCTCGCTGGGGCTGATCCGCAAGGCCCACAAAGGCATCCTGTTTCTCGATGAGATCGGCGAGATGCCCCTGGCCGCCCAGTCGCGATTGCTGCGGGTCCTGCAGGAGCGGGTGGTAACCCCGGTGGGCTCGACCGAGAGTGTGCCGGTGGACATCCTACTGGCCACCGCAACCAACCGGCCGCTGTCGTGCCGTGTCGATGCCGGCCAGTTCCGCGCCGACCTGTTCTACCGGATCAACGGGTTGTCGGTACACCTGCCGCCCCTGCGCCAGCGCACCGACCGGCAGGAACTGATCTGCGACATCTACCGGCAGTACCGGGATCCGGATCAGGCCGAGACCCTGGCGCCAGAGGTCATGGCCGCCCTGAAAAACCACCCCTGGCCGGGCAACATCCGCCAACTGGTCAACGTACTGCGGGTGGCCATTGCCATTGCCGATGGCAAGGACGTGGAGATCTGGCACCTGCCGGAGGACTTCCTGGCCGAGTACGATTCCACGTCAGCCAGCCAGCAAACCCGGCCGGACCTGAGCGAACCGGAGCACGACGACGCCACGGCGGACCCACTGCCCCGGACCCTGCAGGTCTATCGGGAGTGCACCGGCAACGTGTCGAAAACCGCGCGCCGGCTCGCGATCAGCCGCAACACGCTGTACAAACGCTTGCGGGAACTGGGGATTCGCTGA
- a CDS encoding ABC transporter ATP-binding protein gives MSLVLEQLSHEVDGIDFIRDANLTFEAGSFNVLLGRTLAGKTSLMRLMAGLDKPTSGRLIYNGADVTGQSVQSRNISMIYQQFINYPNLTVYENIASPLRLAKTPDSELDRRVRETASMLRIEPLLKRHPLELSGGQQQRTAMARALVKDSTLVLFDEPLVNLDYKLREELRAELRHLFRERQCIAVYATTEANEALALGGTTTLLHEGRVVQSGPVMDVYRAPVNTLAAQLFSEPPMNMIRGRVSDTEVTFDEYSHHALTQGLARLSPGDYWFGIRPSHIGLVPTSDDDLEMSMEVELSEISGSETFMHVENSHFEMVLQLMGVHAYHTGAPVKVYLPINRLFVFDSNEQLVHTPSQVSGGAV, from the coding sequence ATGTCCTTAGTACTGGAGCAGCTCTCCCATGAGGTCGACGGTATCGATTTCATCCGGGATGCCAACCTCACCTTCGAGGCGGGTTCTTTCAATGTACTGCTGGGCCGTACGCTGGCCGGGAAAACCTCGCTGATGCGGCTGATGGCGGGGCTGGACAAGCCCACCAGCGGTCGGCTGATCTACAACGGGGCCGATGTCACCGGGCAGTCGGTGCAGAGCCGCAACATCTCGATGATCTACCAGCAGTTCATCAACTACCCGAACCTGACCGTGTACGAGAACATTGCCTCGCCCCTGCGCCTGGCCAAGACTCCGGACAGCGAGCTGGATCGCCGGGTCCGGGAGACCGCGTCCATGCTGCGAATCGAACCCCTGCTCAAGCGCCATCCGCTGGAGCTGTCCGGAGGCCAGCAGCAGCGCACCGCCATGGCCCGGGCGCTGGTCAAGGATTCCACCCTGGTGCTGTTCGACGAGCCCCTGGTCAACCTGGACTACAAACTGCGCGAGGAGCTGCGGGCCGAGCTGCGGCATCTGTTCCGCGAGCGCCAGTGCATTGCCGTGTACGCCACCACCGAGGCCAACGAAGCCCTGGCCCTGGGCGGCACCACCACCTTGCTGCACGAGGGCAGGGTGGTGCAGAGCGGGCCGGTGATGGATGTGTACCGGGCCCCGGTCAATACCCTGGCGGCGCAGCTGTTCAGTGAGCCGCCCATGAACATGATTCGCGGCCGGGTGTCCGACACCGAGGTCACCTTCGACGAGTATTCCCATCACGCCCTGACCCAGGGGCTGGCCCGGCTGAGTCCGGGCGATTACTGGTTTGGCATTCGCCCCAGTCACATCGGGCTGGTGCCGACCAGTGACGACGATCTGGAGATGTCCATGGAAGTGGAGCTGAGCGAGATCAGCGGCTCGGAAACCTTCATGCACGTGGAAAACAGCCATTTCGAGATGGTGCTGCAGCTCATGGGCGTGCACGCCTACCACACCGGGGCACCGGTCAAGGTTTACCTGCCGATCAACCGGCTGTTCGTGTTCGACAGCAACGAACAGCTGGTGCACACCCCGTCCCAGGTCTCCGGAGGAGCGGTCTGA
- a CDS encoding ABC transporter ATP-binding protein translates to MAEIQLKSLAHSYNAQPTGPDDYAIRQLDHVWERGGAYALLGPSGCGKSTMLNIISGLLEPSEGEVLFDGRRVNELSPRERNIAQVFQFPVIYDSMTVFDNLAFPLKNNKVPGSQIKARVHEIADVLEITDKLYKKAKNLTADEKQKVSMGRGLVREDVSAILFDEPLTVIDPQLKWKLRRKLKQIHEQFDITMVYVTHDQLEASTFADKIAVMYGGQIVQFGTPTELFERPNHTFVGFFIGSPGMNLVAVERRPEGVMFNRVFVPLEPWQNSLLQRVKSDNIKIGIRPEFIEISENPSDETLEARLLDLEDLGTYKIATVELGGESLKVRQSEDYQGEVGDLVHLLFPKQWLMLYVDEFLIKEQQ, encoded by the coding sequence ATGGCTGAGATCCAGTTGAAATCCCTTGCCCACAGCTACAACGCCCAGCCGACCGGCCCCGACGACTACGCCATTCGCCAGCTTGATCATGTCTGGGAGCGGGGTGGCGCCTACGCCTTGCTGGGCCCCTCCGGCTGCGGCAAGAGCACCATGCTCAACATCATTTCCGGACTGCTGGAACCCTCGGAAGGCGAGGTGTTGTTTGATGGCCGGCGGGTGAACGAGTTGTCCCCCCGGGAGCGCAACATCGCCCAGGTGTTCCAGTTCCCGGTGATCTACGACTCGATGACGGTATTCGACAACCTGGCGTTTCCGCTCAAGAACAACAAGGTACCCGGCTCCCAGATCAAGGCCCGGGTGCATGAGATCGCCGACGTGCTGGAAATCACCGACAAGCTCTACAAGAAGGCGAAGAACCTGACCGCCGACGAGAAGCAGAAGGTGTCCATGGGTCGGGGCCTGGTGCGGGAGGACGTGTCTGCGATCCTGTTCGACGAACCCTTGACCGTGATTGACCCGCAGCTGAAGTGGAAACTGCGGCGCAAGCTCAAGCAGATCCACGAGCAGTTCGACATCACCATGGTCTACGTTACCCACGACCAGCTGGAGGCCTCCACCTTCGCCGACAAGATCGCGGTGATGTACGGCGGCCAGATTGTCCAGTTCGGGACCCCAACCGAGCTGTTCGAACGCCCCAACCACACCTTCGTCGGCTTCTTCATCGGCAGCCCGGGCATGAACCTGGTCGCGGTGGAGCGGCGCCCCGAAGGGGTGATGTTCAATCGGGTGTTCGTGCCGCTGGAGCCCTGGCAGAACAGCCTGCTGCAGCGGGTCAAGAGCGACAACATCAAGATCGGTATCCGGCCGGAGTTCATCGAGATTTCCGAGAATCCATCGGACGAGACCCTGGAGGCCCGACTGTTGGACCTGGAGGATCTGGGCACCTACAAGATCGCCACCGTGGAGTTGGGGGGCGAGTCACTGAAAGTGCGCCAGAGCGAGGATTACCAGGGCGAGGTCGGCGACCTGGTTCACCTGCTGTTCCCGAAACAGTGGCTGATGCTGTACGTGGATGAGTTTCTGATCAAGGAGCAGCAGTGA
- a CDS encoding carbohydrate ABC transporter permease, which yields MAKIPNNRAWWLVLPVFILVAFSALVPLMTVVNYSVQDIFGPGQAYYVGTEWFKEVLTNERLQDSLLRQFLFSGAVLLIQIPLGIGIALMMPKSGVKASLVLILLAIPLLIPWNVVGTIWQIFGRGDIGLFGWALNSMGLDYNYTGDTVDAWFTVLLMDVWHWTPLVALLCYSGLRAIPEAFYQAAEIDRASKWAVFRYIQLPRLKNVLVIAVLLRFMDSFMIYTEPFVLTGGGPGSSTTFLSQTLTTMAIGQFDLGRAAAFSLIYFLIVLLISWLFFTAITHADKEK from the coding sequence ATGGCTAAGATCCCCAACAACCGCGCCTGGTGGCTGGTGCTGCCAGTGTTCATCCTGGTCGCCTTCTCGGCCCTGGTGCCCCTGATGACGGTGGTGAACTATTCGGTGCAGGACATTTTCGGCCCGGGGCAGGCCTACTACGTGGGCACCGAATGGTTCAAGGAGGTGCTGACCAACGAGCGCCTGCAGGACTCGCTGCTGCGCCAGTTCCTGTTCTCCGGTGCGGTGCTGCTGATCCAGATTCCCCTGGGCATCGGCATTGCCCTGATGATGCCCAAGTCGGGAGTGAAAGCCTCCCTGGTGTTGATCCTGCTGGCCATTCCGTTGCTGATTCCCTGGAACGTGGTGGGCACCATCTGGCAGATCTTCGGCCGCGGCGACATCGGCCTGTTTGGCTGGGCCCTCAATTCCATGGGCCTGGATTACAACTACACCGGTGACACGGTGGATGCCTGGTTCACCGTGCTGCTGATGGACGTCTGGCACTGGACCCCGCTGGTGGCGCTGCTGTGTTACTCCGGCTTGCGCGCCATCCCCGAGGCCTTTTACCAGGCCGCCGAGATCGACCGCGCCTCCAAGTGGGCGGTGTTCCGCTACATCCAGTTGCCGCGGCTGAAGAACGTGCTGGTGATTGCGGTGCTGCTGCGTTTCATGGACAGCTTCATGATCTACACCGAACCGTTTGTCCTGACCGGTGGCGGGCCCGGCAGCTCCACCACCTTCCTGAGCCAGACCCTGACCACCATGGCGATCGGCCAGTTCGATCTGGGCCGGGCCGCGGCCTTCTCGCTGATCTACTTCCTGATCGTGCTGCTGATTTCCTGGCTGTTCTTCACCGCCATCACCCACGCCGACAAAGAAAAATAA
- a CDS encoding carbohydrate ABC transporter permease, producing MKQTRSKNIGIAIYIVLLLTPIYWLLNMSFKTNQEILSGLTLWPEKFTFANYATIFTDPSWYNGYLNSMLYVSINVVITLLVALPAAYAFSRYKFIGDKHLFFWLLSNRMAPPAVFLLPFFQLYSSIGLFDTHIAVALAHCLFNVPLAVWILEGFMSGVPREYDEMAYIDGYSFPRFFVKIFLPMIRSGIGVTAFFAFMFSWVELLLARTLTSVDAQPIAAIMTRTVGASGIDWGVLAAAGVLTIIPGILVIWFVRNHVATGFALGRV from the coding sequence ATGAAACAGACCCGCTCCAAGAACATCGGCATCGCCATCTACATCGTGCTGCTGCTGACCCCGATCTACTGGCTGCTGAACATGTCGTTCAAGACCAACCAGGAGATCCTCAGTGGCCTGACCCTGTGGCCGGAGAAGTTTACCTTCGCCAACTACGCCACCATCTTCACCGACCCGAGTTGGTACAACGGCTACCTCAATTCCATGCTCTACGTCTCCATCAACGTGGTGATCACGCTGCTGGTGGCCCTGCCGGCGGCCTACGCGTTCAGCCGCTACAAGTTCATCGGCGACAAGCACCTGTTCTTCTGGTTGCTCAGCAACCGGATGGCGCCGCCGGCGGTGTTCCTGCTGCCGTTCTTTCAGCTGTACTCCTCGATCGGCCTGTTTGACACCCACATTGCCGTGGCCCTGGCGCACTGCCTGTTCAACGTGCCGCTGGCGGTGTGGATTCTCGAAGGCTTCATGTCCGGGGTACCGCGCGAATACGACGAGATGGCCTACATTGATGGCTACAGCTTCCCCCGGTTCTTCGTGAAGATTTTCCTGCCGATGATCCGATCCGGGATTGGCGTTACCGCCTTCTTCGCGTTCATGTTCTCCTGGGTCGAACTGCTGCTGGCGCGGACCCTGACCTCGGTGGACGCCCAGCCGATCGCCGCGATCATGACCCGAACCGTGGGCGCCAGCGGGATCGACTGGGGCGTGCTGGCGGCGGCCGGGGTGCTGACCATCATTCCGGGCATTCTGGTGATCTGGTTCGTGCGCAACCACGTCGCCACCGGCTTCGCACTCGGACGGGTTTAA
- a CDS encoding DUF2160 domain-containing protein, producing MLAWMNWTPSVAIFFSVIAAILAVMTVYEIVSPCTERKGFLPIATTRGDRLFIGLLSAAYIHLIWLAVSDISLLVALAVSVVWLLVLLRWG from the coding sequence ATGCTCGCATGGATGAACTGGACGCCGTCCGTCGCCATTTTCTTTTCGGTGATTGCCGCGATTCTGGCGGTGATGACGGTCTACGAAATCGTGTCCCCGTGCACCGAACGCAAGGGCTTTCTGCCCATCGCCACCACCCGGGGCGACCGGTTGTTCATTGGCCTGTTGTCCGCCGCCTACATTCATCTGATTTGGCTGGCGGTCAGCGACATCAGCTTGCTGGTGGCACTGGCGGTGTCGGTGGTCTGGCTGCTGGTGCTGCTGCGCTGGGGCTGA